GCGTGGAGATGTAGGCAAGGTCTAGGCACAAAGACAGAAACTAAAAATACACCAAGGATTTCCCATGGAGGAAACAAGTCCTAAAAAGGTATTCCTAAAGGCACAGATGCTACCCCACGCTGCATTACCCCGCGACTCCTTATTTGCTAAGACGCCCTGCAGGAAAGCATGTTTCAGGCACATATGGGtgcagaaaaaaatagagttTTCGGGGTCAGTTTCTGGCAAGCGGCACACACGAGTATATTATTGAGACTGGCGGGCTACGTATAGCTGCAGTTCAGCATGCATCGTGCAAACGTTTTAGAGACGATATGACGAAGGAATCTCGTTCAGAACTTGACGTCTTTATTAGCTACTTCAATCCATTTTTACCACCATGTTCAAAGCTTATAATACTTTACTTAATTCCGGTCTCGTATCTCCTTTCTCCGGCCGCATATAGCCAAACTGCTGCCACCTTCTTGACATCATCACTGCAACTACTAAAATGTCACACAACAAGTTGGCCCTTGCGGTTTAGCAAGTTGACATATAAAACAGTCTGTTATCTTGAGCTACTCGGTGACTTGAAGTTCAGAGAGAAAGTAAAAAAccaaataagaaaaatcaagaaaattcgCATCAAATCCAAAATAAGAAAGTCATGTCTCAATCTAGTAATCCTGCAGTTGTTTTAAGAAAAGTCGGAGACATTGCCATCGAGCAAAGACCAGTTCCTACCATTGACGATCCTCATTATGTCAAGCTGGCCATAAAGGCTACCGGGATCTGTGGTTCCGATGTCCACTACTACAGAAGTGGTGGCATTGGAAAGTATATATTGAAAGCTCCAATGGTTCTGGGCCATGAGTCAAGTGGACAGGTTGTGGAGGTAGGTGACGCCGTGACTAGGGTCAAGATCGGCGACCGTGTCGCCATTGAACCCGGTGTTCCTGGCCGCTACTCTGACGAGACCAAGGAGGGAAGATACAACCTTTGCCCACATATGGCATTTGCTGCAACTCCCCCAATTGATGGTACTCTTGTGAGGTACTATTTGTCTCCAGAGGACTTTCTGGTGAAGCTGCCAGACGGTGTTAGTTACGAAGAGGGAGCCTGTGTGGAGCCCCTATCCGTCGGTGTTCACTCCAACAAGCTGGCTGGAGTTCGTTTTGGCACTAGAGTGGTTGTTTTTGGCGCTGGTCCGGTGGGGCTGTTGACTGGTGCAGTCGCGCACGCCTTCGGCGCCAGTGACGTCATTTTCGTTGATGTGTTTGATAACAGGTTACAAAGGGCAAAGGACTTCGGTGCCAGTGGCACTTTCAATTCCTCCAAATTCTCTGTCGACGAAGCTCAGCAATTGGCAGACGAGGTTGAAAAGCTTTTGGGCGGCCATCATGCAGATGTCGTGTTCGAGTGTTCGGGCGCTGATGTCTGCATTGACGCCGGTGTCAAAACCACCAAAGTTGGAGGTACCATGGTGCAGGTGGGTATGGGCAAGAACTACACCAACTTTCCGATTGCAGAAGTTAGTGGCAAGGAAATGAGATTAATCGGATGTTTCCGTTATTCGTTCGGCGATTACCGCGACGCAGTGAACTTGGTTGC
The Saccharomyces kudriavzevii IFO 1802 strain IFO1802 genome assembly, chromosome: 14 DNA segment above includes these coding regions:
- the SKDI14G3950 gene encoding NAD(P)-dependent alcohol dehydrogenase (similar to Saccharomyces cerevisiae SOR1 (YJR159W)) gives rise to the protein MSQSSNPAVVLRKVGDIAIEQRPVPTIDDPHYVKLAIKATGICGSDVHYYRSGGIGKYILKAPMVLGHESSGQVVEVGDAVTRVKIGDRVAIEPGVPGRYSDETKEGRYNLCPHMAFAATPPIDGTLVRYYLSPEDFLVKLPDGVSYEEGACVEPLSVGVHSNKLAGVRFGTRVVVFGAGPVGLLTGAVAHAFGASDVIFVDVFDNRLQRAKDFGASGTFNSSKFSVDEAQQLADEVEKLLGGHHADVVFECSGADVCIDAGVKTTKVGGTMVQVGMGKNYTNFPIAEVSGKEMRLIGCFRYSFGDYRDAVNLVASGKVNVKPLITHRFKFEDAAKAYDYNIAHGGDVVKTIIAGPE